In Pelagibaculum spongiae, one genomic interval encodes:
- the ftsX gene encoding permease-like cell division protein FtsX, with protein sequence MSKLDNSKGRSATTFASQPEPSKADAKKTEAKKDSHRGASLQKHGLISRLKGWGNAHGQAAFSSLGDLWRHPVSALMTLLVLGVALSLPGAFHLLLKNTGAATTDWQQSAKISIYLKSYVSDNAAEKLSLKLASRPDIFSAEFTSAQQSLESFKQESGLADALAILDHNPLPGLITIQPANTSNLAAAEKLKSDLALLNPVDRIQLDQQWLMRLNSIIEVARRSGLVLGVLLSLAVLLVIGNTIRLLIMNRREEIEIIKLIGASDAFLRRPFLYSGIWYGLGGAIIAWLAVHISLLWLDGPAAALASLYASSFSLQGLNFAETVKLLLTGGGLGLIGAWLAVRRHLKEIQPS encoded by the coding sequence ATGAGTAAACTAGACAACTCAAAAGGTCGATCTGCCACCACATTTGCTAGCCAACCAGAACCTAGCAAAGCGGACGCTAAGAAAACCGAAGCTAAAAAAGATTCACACCGTGGTGCCAGCCTACAAAAGCATGGGCTGATTTCTCGCTTGAAAGGCTGGGGCAACGCCCACGGCCAGGCAGCATTTTCTAGCCTTGGCGATCTCTGGCGTCATCCAGTGTCAGCATTAATGACCTTGCTGGTACTTGGCGTTGCACTTTCGTTACCCGGTGCATTTCACCTTCTACTGAAAAATACCGGCGCAGCAACCACTGACTGGCAACAGAGCGCAAAAATTTCTATCTACCTGAAAAGCTATGTCAGCGACAACGCCGCTGAAAAGCTCAGTTTAAAACTGGCTAGCCGACCAGATATTTTTAGTGCTGAATTCACCAGCGCCCAACAATCGCTAGAAAGTTTTAAACAAGAGTCAGGCTTGGCCGATGCATTGGCGATTCTCGACCACAATCCACTGCCCGGTTTAATTACCATTCAACCAGCAAATACCAGCAATTTAGCGGCGGCTGAAAAGCTAAAGTCTGATTTGGCACTACTCAATCCAGTTGACCGAATTCAACTCGACCAGCAATGGCTGATGCGTTTGAACTCGATTATTGAAGTGGCGCGTCGTTCTGGGTTGGTGCTAGGGGTACTTTTATCGCTGGCGGTGTTACTGGTGATCGGCAATACCATTAGGCTGTTGATCATGAACCGTCGTGAAGAAATTGAGATCATTAAATTGATCGGTGCTAGCGATGCTTTCCTGCGCCGACCATTTTTATACAGTGGCATTTGGTACGGACTAGGCGGCGCGATTATCGCCTGGCTAGCGGTTCATATCTCACTGCTATGGCTCGATGGCCCAGCAGCAGCACTGGCGAGTTTGTATGCATCCAGTTTTAGTTTGCAGGGACTTAACTTTGCAGAAACTGTGAAATTACTTCTCACCGGTGGCGGTTTAGGGCTAATTGGCGCATGGTTAGCTGTCAGACGTCATCTTAAAGAAATCCAGCCTAGCTAA